The nucleotide window TATAACGGCCTGCCTATGAAAAGCCTAATGTATGCGATTTTGCCCGGCGGACAGCGCGTGACGATTGGCTTACCGCCTGCCGTCATTGATCATTCATTGATGTTTCTGATCCGCAAACATACCCCTACCGTCAAGACTCTGATTGAACTCGAAGCCGAAGGGACATTCGACCAGGCCATCGATGTGAGTTTCCATCAACCCAACTCAGCAACTTGCACAGAGCAATTAACCGCGCCTGACTTCAATCGGCTTGAACCGTTTGAAGTAGAGTTGCTAGAACTCAAACGCAACAACACAATCCGCAAATTTCTCGAAGTAAGCGTTCAATACCAGCGCAACATTATCATCGCCGGCAAAACGGGCTCAGGGAAAACCACCTTTGCGCGCTCCCTCATCGAGAAAGTGCCCACTAGCGAACGCATTGCCACGATTGAAGATGTGCATGAGCTGTTTTTGCCTCATCATCCAAATGTCATTGCGTTACTTTACGGTCAAGGCACAGGACGCGTCTCGGCTGATGAATGTATTGCCGCTTGTATGCGAGCGACTCCAGATCGAATCTTTTTAGCCGAGTTGCGTGGCGATGAAGCATGGGAATATCTCATGTCGCTTAACACCGGCCACCCAGGCGCAATTACCACGACCCACGCCAACGGCGCACTCCAAACCTTTGAGCGCATTGCAACTTTAATTAAAAAATCCCGCGCCGGCCAATCTATTGGCATGGAAATGATCAAGCAAGTCCTTTATACCACGATCGATATTGTGCTTTTTTTAAAAGATCGCAAGCTCACTGAAATTTTCTACGATCCAATTTTTGCTAAGACGAAAAGGGTTTAAACGGCCGCTCTTGCTTGCATCTGGGGAGGTCGTAAAGATAAAAAAAAGCCCAAACCTAAGTTTGGGCTGAATCCACCAAAGGAGGAGGGTGGAGGAGACACTGTTTGGCTGTCTTCATCAACAACCGATGAAAAGGATTATAGCGAAAACTCTTGTGCAATGCAATGGAATTTATAATATAAAATTATTTTTTACATTATGAAAAATTAGTGAGGTTCCTACTCATTTTTAAAATACTTATTTTTCAATAAGTTAGAGTTTTTACTCGAAATTGATAACACTATTTTAGCAAAAATGAGGAAACTATTTGGTTGTTACTTCAGGCAATTTCGCATCAAAATCGATTTGCTGCGCAGCACAAATAGTTTTGAACAATTGATCCGTGCGGAGGTGCAGGTGACCGCCCGTCACCTGTGCATCGAGCTGTGATGCAAGCGCTTAATTGGAAAACGTATAGAAGAAAAGAAAGACTGAAAAGGTTTTAACCCCAGCACATAACGGGGCCTAACTATAATGAAAACGCAAAGTGGACCGTAAGCCGGATTCTGTGCGCGCAACCGGAGCTGCGCGTGACGGCCATTCCTCTAGGCGCGTTATTACTAACACGCTCAAGCTTCCTACCCACGGACCAGCAAGGGGCCTGCTTGCATCCTAAGATGCCTGCCCGCTACTTGGAATTGCTCCGGGTGGAGGTTACCGTGCCAGTTACGTCACCGCAACTGCGGTGCGCTCTTACCGCACCGTTTCACCCTTACCTGAGCCATAAGCTTAAAGCTTAAGGCCATCGGCGGTTTACTTTCTGTTGCCCTGTTCCGCGTGTCGCCACGGATGGCCGTTAGCCATCACCCTGCCCTTTGGAGTCCGGACTTTCCTCCCCCTTCTAACGAAGGCGGCGGCAGTCTAGTCCACTTTGCTCACTTGAGTGTAACATGCTTATTCAATTAAGACAGTCGCCACTCAATGGTTTCACCCGCACCGAGCGGCACCAATATGTGTTCGCCGGCCGCCAACTCAGATGGCAACGCCCATGGCTCGCGCCGCAGCGTCACGGTTCCCAAATTGCGCTCCAGCCCATAAAACGCAGCGCCATGAGCGCTCGCAAAGCCCTCCAACTGCGCTAACGCACCCGCCCTATCGAAAACCTGCGCATAGAGTTCAAGCGCATGGAGTGCCGTATAACACCCTGCGCAACCACAATCATGTTCTTTCGCCCCCTTGGGGTGCGGCGCACTATCCGTCCCCAAGAAAAAGCGGGGGTTACCGGAAGTAGCGGCTTTCACTAACGCCAACCGATGCTGCTCGCGCTTTAAGACTGGTAAGCAATAATAATGTGGCCGCAGTCCTTTTTGAAAAAGCGCATTGCGGTTATACAATAGATGATGCGCAGTAATCGTTGCCCCCAACCTGCCGGGCGCCGCCTCTGCGTCGCGCACATAGTCAGCCGCCTCTTGCGTCGTAATATGCTCAAAAACCACCTTTAAAGCGGGAAACGCGCGTCGCACAGGCTCCAGCACTTGATCAATAAAGATTTTTTCACGGTCGAATATATCCACCGACGCATCCGTGACTTCGCCATGCACCAGCAGCGGCAACCCCACTTCTTGCATCACTTCTAACGCTTTTGCACAATGCCTAAGATCCGTCACACCCGCATCTGAATGCGTGGTTGCCCCTGCCGGATAAAGCTTAACCGCCTGCACTCTACCTGACTCGTGCGCACGGCGAATCTCATCTGCAGGTGTGTTGTCAGTCAAATAAAGCGTCATTAACGGCTCAAACTCTGCGCCCTCTGGCAAGGCAGCCATAATGCGTTGGCGATAAGCCAGCGCTTGAGCCGTAGTGGTTACGGGCGGCTTCAGATTAGGCATCACAATCGCGCGTCCGAACTGGCGCGCAGTATGCGGCAGCACCGCGGCTAACATCGCGCCATCACGCAGATGCAGATGCAGATCATCGGGACGCGTAATCGTTAGAGAATCGATTGGTGCGGCTTGGGGTTTAATGTGGGCTTGCTGAAAATGCTTTTCCATGAATTTGAGCAACTTATAAGTCAGTTTTACTGGATTCATTATAAGCTGGTGTTGGCCCTCTTGCGCCAACCAATAATTGAATGAGGCAAAATATACTTCAGCAATCTAAACGCTATCAACGCTCAACTCACTCCCAAGCCACCTTATTAAAAAGTAGCTCTTAACACTGATGTAGGAATTGCTGAGCCCATCCGACCAATTTTCGCATCTACTTTAAACTGACACGGGGGCAAGATCAAATTTGTATAATCCTCTAAGCGGATTAATAAGGCCGCAAGGTCTGTCATGCAAATCAACTATGGTTTGATTAATATTCCAACGGCGGGTTCGCATAATGAAAAAATGCCGACGGGTCTCGGGTCAAATTCGGCGGCAGATCCGGCAGGTGTTCGTTGGCAAATGCTGCGTTATAGGAGCCTGTCATTATTTTTTGCGTACGCGGAGGCTACACTCAAAAATTCGGATAGGCTCATCACTCCCCCAAATAAGCCGCCCTCACCTTCGGATCTCCCAGCAACTGTTTTGCCTCCCCAGACATAGAGATCAAACCCGACTCCATCACATAGGCCCGATGCGCCGCTTGCAGCGCCAGCCGTGCATTTTGCTCAACCAACAAGATCGTCAACCCCTGTGCCGAAATTTCACGCACGACTTCAAAAATGCGCTCCACCATCAACGGCGAAAGGCCCATTGAAGGCTCATCCAGTAGCAGTAATTTAGGCCGCCCCAGTAACGCGCGCGCCATCGCCAACATCTGCTGCTCCCCACCCGAGAGCGTGCCGGCAAGCTGCGCGGCGCGTTCCTGCAAACGCGGAAAATAAGCAAACATCCGCTCAATATCTTGCTTAATGCCATTTACGTCATGACGCAAATAAGCGCCCATGCGCAGGTTTTCAAGAATCGTCATGCGTGCAAAAATACCGCGCCCTTCCGGAACCATAGCGAGCCCGCGTTTAAGTAATTCATGCGGCGGAACGTTTCTGAGCAATTCGCCCTGATACTCAATCAAACCGGCAGCGCAAGCTTTTAAACCGCAAATTGACTTCATGGTGGTTGTTTTGCCAGCGCCATTCGCCCCAATTAACGTAACCAACTCGCCTTCAAAAATGTCTAAATCAATTCCTTTAACGGCTTGAATGCCGCCATAAGCAAGTTGCAATCCTCTGATTTTTAAGAGTGCTGACATTAGCTGCCTCCTGCGCCCAAATAGGCTTCAATAACTTTAGGGTTCTTCTGAACCTCCTGCGGCAAGCCCACAGCAATCACTTTGCCATAATCGAGCACCGTCATCCGGTCACATAGACCCATCACAAGTTTTACATCGTGTTCGATCAATAAGATGGTTTTGCCATCGTTGCGAATTTTTTCGAGTAACTGGCGCAAATCTATTTTTTCAGTTGCATTCATGCCAGCGGCAGGCTCATCGAGGGCCAGTAGCTTCGGCTCTGTCGCCAATGCGCGCGCAATCTCAAGCCGACGTTGGTGACCGTACGACAAATTGCGCGCCGTGTAACCCGCATATTGTCCGATCTCCACATAATCAAGTAAGGCGCGGGCATGCTCTACAATTTCTTTTTCTTCACGCCGTTCCGCCGGCGTGCGTAAGACCGCGCCTAATAATCCTTGGCGGGTGCGCACATGACGCCCGACCATGACATTTTCAAGTGCGGTCATACCACCAAATAAACGAATATTTTGGAAAGTGCGCGCGATGCCGGTACGCGCCACTTCATGCACGGCGGTTGGCTCATACGATTGGCCATCCAGTATAAAAGTACCGGCATCCGGCTCATATAAACCCGTTATTACATTAAAAAAAGTCGTTTTGCCTGCCCCGTTAGGGCCAATCAAGCCATAAATATGGCCACGGGCAATGTCTAAACTCACATCATGGAGTGCCTGCAAGCCGCCAAAACTTTTATTGACGCCTTTGACCGACAAAAGAATAGGTTGAGTTTGTGCTATCAATCACGGCCTCTTTCATCTGACAGCCCGTGGTCTTTTATGGATTGAGCCTCGGGCTGAAGTAAACAATATCCGACTTGCTGGCTAGCAAGACGACGCAGTTCTTATACGCTGAATTAATTGCGCTTAGTTTTTTTAGCCATTCGATCTTCATGCTTAGCCGCGGGCCATAAGCCAGCTGGCCGGTAGAGCATAATAATAATCATGGTCAAACCATAAAATAGTTGACGAATGGCTTCTACAGCGAAAATCTCACGGCCGAATAATGCATCCTGCAATGGTCCCATAGTTGAGCGCAAGAACTCAGGAAAGATCAAGAGCAGCAGCGCGCCCAAAATCACCCCGGGAATATGTCCCATGCCACCCAGTACAACGCACGCTAGCACCACAATAGATTCTGAAAAGGTGAATGACTCAGGTGAAACAAAACCTTGAAAAGCCGCAAACATCGCCCCTGACACACCGCCAAACGAAGCCCCCATCGCAAATGCGAGCAACTTCATATTACGCGTATTGATACCCATTGCTTTAGCCGCCGTTTCATCTTCGCGGATGGCAGCCCAAGCCCGACCAATACGCGAATGTTGCAGTCGGATGCAAATAAAGATCACACCTAACGCAAGCGCCGCGAATAGATAGTAATATAAATAGACAGAGGGGAAATCTATTCCGAACAAGCGATGTGTTTTCGATAAATCAAAGCCAAATAAAGTGACTGGCGCAATATTCGCAATCCCTTGTGGGCCGTTAGTCAGATTAAGCGGCCGGTCAAGATTGTTCATGAAAATCCGCACAATCTCACCAAAACCCAGCGTCACGATAGCCAAATAATCACCGCGCAAACGCAGCGTGGGCGCACCCAACAAGACACCAAACAGCGCCGCCATGGCCAGCGCAATCGGCAAGATTAACCAAATCGTGAGGTGTGGCCCGGCCGGCAGTAATTGAGCAATCCAGTCAAATTGCTGCGCTAGATGAGGGGAAGACAAAAGCGCCGCGATATATGCGCCTACTGCATAAAAGGCGATATAGCCCAGATCAAGCAAACCCGCAAAACCAACAACTATATTCAACCCCAATGCCAACATTACATAGAGCATGGCGAAATCCAGCACCCGCACCCAATAATTTCCACCCACCGCCCCGATCACCAGCGGAGCTAAAAGTAGGGTTAGCGCGAGCAGTGCCATACCTGCATAGGCTGTCACTGATTTTTTCGTAGTAAACACTATCATGTATTTAAGCAAAACCTTATACAGTAGTTGGAGTAAAGTGCGTTCGCCTTAGGTCTTTATGCGCGATCGCTAACCCGCTCGCCTAACAAGCCAGAAGGCCGCAGCACCAAGACGACAATGAGTACGATAAAAGCAAATACATCTTGGTAATTACTACCGAATACCCCGCCCGTTAAATCACCAATATAGCCTGCACCCAGTTGCTCGATAATCCCCAGCAAGATGCCGCCTACCATCGCGCCACCTAAATTGCCAATCCCACCTAACACCGCCGCAGTAAATGCTTTAATGCCTGGAATAAAGCCCATATCGAAACGCGCATTGCCATATTCAGAGGCAATCATCACCCCCGCCAGCGCAGCTAACGCGGCGCCAATCATAAACGTAGCGCAAATCACAAAATTGGGATTCACTCCCATTAAGCTCGCTAGCGCTCGGTTTTCTGCTGTGGCGCGCATCGCGCGACCAAGCCGCGTCTTATGCACGAGCCACAATAGCCCCCCCATGGTGACAAACGCGACCACCACGATAATAATTTCAGTCATCGAAATCACCGCGCCGGGGTGATCTCCTTGAGGCGCAATAACGTTGATTGGATCGGTTGGCAACAATTGTGGAAACATCAATGGCGCGCGCGAAAAGATCATCATGGCGAGCGTTTGCAGTAGAATCGAGACGCCAATTGCCGTGATCAGGGGCGCCAGCCGCGGCGCATTACGTAACGGCCGGTATGCCACCCGCTCAATCAAGTAGGCAA belongs to Mycoavidus sp. B2-EB and includes:
- the virB11 gene encoding P-type DNA transfer ATPase VirB11, translated to MPQPAAKDSALLQLLRPFKRFLDDPTVSELAMNRALEVLTRTRIGWLAHPMPELTASYMQALITAIVVYNGLPMKSLMYAILPGGQRVTIGLPPAVIDHSLMFLIRKHTPTVKTLIELEAEGTFDQAIDVSFHQPNSATCTEQLTAPDFNRLEPFEVELLELKRNNTIRKFLEVSVQYQRNIIIAGKTGSGKTTFARSLIEKVPTSERIATIEDVHELFLPHHPNVIALLYGQGTGRVSADECIAACMRATPDRIFLAELRGDEAWEYLMSLNTGHPGAITTTHANGALQTFERIATLIKKSRAGQSIGMEMIKQVLYTTIDIVLFLKDRKLTEIFYDPIFAKTKRV
- the pyrC gene encoding dihydroorotase, which codes for MEKHFQQAHIKPQAAPIDSLTITRPDDLHLHLRDGAMLAAVLPHTARQFGRAIVMPNLKPPVTTTAQALAYRQRIMAALPEGAEFEPLMTLYLTDNTPADEIRRAHESGRVQAVKLYPAGATTHSDAGVTDLRHCAKALEVMQEVGLPLLVHGEVTDASVDIFDREKIFIDQVLEPVRRAFPALKVVFEHITTQEAADYVRDAEAAPGRLGATITAHHLLYNRNALFQKGLRPHYYCLPVLKREQHRLALVKAATSGNPRFFLGTDSAPHPKGAKEHDCGCAGCYTALHALELYAQVFDRAGALAQLEGFASAHGAAFYGLERNLGTVTLRREPWALPSELAAGEHILVPLGAGETIEWRLS
- a CDS encoding ABC transporter ATP-binding protein; the protein is MSALLKIRGLQLAYGGIQAVKGIDLDIFEGELVTLIGANGAGKTTTMKSICGLKACAAGLIEYQGELLRNVPPHELLKRGLAMVPEGRGIFARMTILENLRMGAYLRHDVNGIKQDIERMFAYFPRLQERAAQLAGTLSGGEQQMLAMARALLGRPKLLLLDEPSMGLSPLMVERIFEVVREISAQGLTILLVEQNARLALQAAHRAYVMESGLISMSGEAKQLLGDPKVRAAYLGE
- a CDS encoding ABC transporter ATP-binding protein, whose protein sequence is MAQTQPILLSVKGVNKSFGGLQALHDVSLDIARGHIYGLIGPNGAGKTTFFNVITGLYEPDAGTFILDGQSYEPTAVHEVARTGIARTFQNIRLFGGMTALENVMVGRHVRTRQGLLGAVLRTPAERREEKEIVEHARALLDYVEIGQYAGYTARNLSYGHQRRLEIARALATEPKLLALDEPAAGMNATEKIDLRQLLEKIRNDGKTILLIEHDVKLVMGLCDRMTVLDYGKVIAVGLPQEVQKNPKVIEAYLGAGGS
- a CDS encoding branched-chain amino acid ABC transporter permease, giving the protein MDIFIQQILNGLVLGSVYALIALGYTMVYGILGIINFAHGDVLMVGALIALSVIKLIQTYFPQLDPILTLFIALMAAACACALLAYLIERVAYRPLRNAPRLAPLITAIGVSILLQTLAMMIFSRAPLMFPQLLPTDPINVIAPQGDHPGAVISMTEIIIVVVAFVTMGGLLWLVHKTRLGRAMRATAENRALASLMGVNPNFVICATFMIGAALAALAGVMIASEYGNARFDMGFIPGIKAFTAAVLGGIGNLGGAMVGGILLGIIEQLGAGYIGDLTGGVFGSNYQDVFAFIVLIVVLVLRPSGLLGERVSDRA